The region GACCCGCGCAGGTTCGCCAAACCGCCAAGAATAATGATTGCCAATATGAAAATTGATTCATCAATAGTAAATGTTGAGGGGTCGATAAATGAAATATAGACGGCAAAGAGTGCGCCGGCAATACTCGCCAATCCTGCAGAGATCATGAAAACAACGAGTTTGTAATTAATTGTTTTATAGCCAAAAACTTGGAGAGCCACTTCATCTTCGCGAATGCCTTTTAGCGCTCTTCCAAAGGATGAATGAGTGATCCAGCGACATACATACCATACAAGCGCACACCACAGCACCACAAAGAATAAAAATGCAAGATTCGAAGAAAATGAAAAACCGAAAAATTCCGGCCTCGGTATGCCGGGAATGCCCAAAGGTCCGCGCGTAAGATCCTGCCAGTTCAAAAAAATGCTATAAATAATAAAATTAAAACCGACCGTTCCAAGCACATAGTAATCTCCCCCAAGACCGCTTAATACATATCCAATGAAAAAACTTGCTACGAGAGCTATTCCAATACCAACCAGAAGTGCAGGAAAAAAATTCCAGTGTGCCAATGTCATCAGGAGCGCCACGGCGTATGCGCCAATACCAGAAAACGCCGCATGTGTCACGGACAGCAGCCCGGTATATCCGACCACGAGATTCAGCGTCATTGCGAGAATGGCATAGATGCCGACAAGAATTGCGAGATGAATGAGGTATTCCATACTATTTTTTTACATTCATGATTCCCTGCGGGCGCCAGAGAAGAAATAGTATCAGCAGCGCAAAGGATATTGCACCCTTCCATTCTCCGGAAAGTTTCCAAATCCCGAAATTTTCCGCCAATCCCAAAATAAGCGCACCGACCAAGCCGCCGGTGATATTCCCGATTCCTCCGATGATGCATGCAATGGCGCCGCCAAGCAGCAAGAACATACCCATGGACGGCTGAATGCCGGTATCGAGCCCCGAAAGAACACCGGCGAGACCTGCAATACTCGAACCGAGAAAAAATACCCATGCAATGATTTTTTCGGTATCGATGCCGATAATCTGCGCAACCTCGCGGTCATCGCTGATAGCGCGCACTGCTTTCCCAAATGCTGTTCGGTACAGCAATACCCACAGAGCAGCATAGACAACAAATGCACTTATGAGAGCGGTTAGTTGCACTTCGGTAATAGATCCGCCGGCAACGGAAAAGATGCGGTAGTTCCAGTCTATGGGGGTGAGTGTTTGGAATTGGCTGGTAAACACCATTGCGAGAACTGCCTGAATTGCAGTAAGCGCTCCCAGTGAAGCAACAAGCAGCACAAGATTTGATGCTTTCCGGGCACGCAAATGCGCATAGATGCCCCGATCAAGCGCCACGCCGATAAGCCCTGCGATCAGAATTCCTAAAAATATCCCCAGTGGATAGGGCGCTCCAAGCTGCTTACTGAAGAAAAAAACGGCATACGCTCCAACAAGCACCATACTCCCGTGAGCAAGATTAAAAAACCGGGCAGTACCATAGATAAGGTTGAACCCCAGAGCAACAAGCGCATAGATTGACGCGGCAATAACGCTGTTCATCAACAGTTGTATGAAGATAGACATACGATGCATCCTATCACAAAACGAGCCGCCCCCACAAGGATAATCAATTGACATTCGCTTGACTATTGATACACTAGTTATAAATCTCTTACATAAATAACAACAGTGTATGGCTCTGTCGAAAACTCTACAGCTCACAAAAACAGTTTCAATACCACTCAATGAATATGAGCGATTAAAAGCGATTGAACAGACATTCCAAAAAGAATTTGATATTGTTCCGTTATTCTTTAATTCAGAACGTTTTACTGATTATACTCATAAAGCACGTATAAAAAAATCGCTTAGTAAGGCGATGAAAAAATATCCGCCTATAGTATGGAAATAATCCATACGGATGACTTTGAACGAGCGTTTAGAAAACTTCCAAGTGAAATCAAAGAATTCAATGCAACGCAAGAAGGCCGTTTTATCCGCAACTGGCTTGATCCGCGGCTCCACATAAAAAAACTGCATGGAGAACATGGGGTCTTCAGCTATCGTATCACTCGGCGGTACCGAGGATTCTTTTACTTCCAACATCCTGATAGAGCCATCTTCTTTGATCTTGATCACCGAAAAGACGCCTACCGCTAAAACAAACAGGGCCGCCCCGCAAGGAACGGTCACTCATGCGCTAGAACTGCCTACGCTTTTTATTTAAGCAATTCGACTTTCCCATTTTTCACAATTTTTGCGACATGTCCTCCTGCCCGGTCCCCTGTCGCTTCAATAGTAACTTTCCCCGAGGCGCCATCCCAATCTTTAACAGTGCGCGACCATGCGGCAAGTTTTTCACCATTGTTTCCGACAGCTTTGAGCCCGTCAACAATGAGATAAACGGAATCATACTCTGTTTGAGCATAGCTCTGGAAAGGAGCATCTTTTTTGTACTGTGTTTTATATGCATCAAGAAGGTGTTGGAATTTTGGATTCTGTTCATCAACGCCAAATTCTGCTGCAAGCGTACCCTCGAGCTGCGCGGCATGCCTCTTCATGAGTTCCGTATCTCCGCTCATGGCATCAGAGATGAAGAGCTGCACCGTCCATCCAAGTTCTTTTAATTGCTTTAATACGCGCTCCCCTGATGCCGGAGTTTGTGCAGAGATAAACAGAGCATCAGGCTTTGCGACTTGCAATTTCTTCAATTGGGTCCGGAAATCGACTGCATCAGATGCGAATTCCTCTTTTATGATTGAACCTCCTCCCTTTTCAAACTCTACGCCGAATGCTTTATAAATACCAAGCGGGTAATCTTTCTTTTCCTGCATGAACGCCATATTTTTCCATCCCTTTTCAAGGGCAACCTGTGCAAGTATTTTCCCCTGACTCGCATCACTTGGATAATCACGAAAGAAATAAGGGCTTGCAT is a window of Patescibacteria group bacterium DNA encoding:
- a CDS encoding branched-chain amino acid ABC transporter permease, which codes for MEYLIHLAILVGIYAILAMTLNLVVGYTGLLSVTHAAFSGIGAYAVALLMTLAHWNFFPALLVGIGIALVASFFIGYVLSGLGGDYYVLGTVGFNFIIYSIFLNWQDLTRGPLGIPGIPRPEFFGFSFSSNLAFLFFVVLWCALVWYVCRWITHSSFGRALKGIREDEVALQVFGYKTINYKLVVFMISAGLASIAGALFAVYISFIDPSTFTIDESIFILAIIILGGLANLRGSVLGALFLVLLPEFLRFVGFPTDIAAQMRLFTYGALLVVLMMYRPQGLVGEYKLQ
- a CDS encoding branched-chain amino acid ABC transporter permease — encoded protein: MSIFIQLLMNSVIAASIYALVALGFNLIYGTARFFNLAHGSMVLVGAYAVFFFSKQLGAPYPLGIFLGILIAGLIGVALDRGIYAHLRARKASNLVLLVASLGALTAIQAVLAMVFTSQFQTLTPIDWNYRIFSVAGGSITEVQLTALISAFVVYAALWVLLYRTAFGKAVRAISDDREVAQIIGIDTEKIIAWVFFLGSSIAGLAGVLSGLDTGIQPSMGMFLLLGGAIACIIGGIGNITGGLVGALILGLAENFGIWKLSGEWKGAISFALLILFLLWRPQGIMNVKK
- a CDS encoding ABC transporter substrate-binding protein encodes the protein MEKQKGLWIGVAVVAVLLIAFALSRQGGQQQEKQVGTEPTQPSQQEQPKSGNPIIIGSILPLTGDGAAYGEPDREIMQMAADEINASGGVNGSKLEIIFEDSKCSGKDAANAIQKLISIDKVQAVVGAACSSEALAAFPIAEKNKIAFLSNAASSPDLTNASPYFFRDYPSDASQGKILAQVALEKGWKNMAFMQEKKDYPLGIYKAFGVEFEKGGGSIIKEEFASDAVDFRTQLKKLQVAKPDALFISAQTPASGERVLKQLKELGWTVQLFISDAMSGDTELMKRHAAQLEGTLAAEFGVDEQNPKFQHLLDAYKTQYKKDAPFQSYAQTEYDSVYLIVDGLKAVGNNGEKLAAWSRTVKDWDGASGKVTIEATGDRAGGHVAKIVKNGKVELLK